A window of Methylobacterium bullatum genomic DNA:
GGCTCGCGGGGCGGGGCAGGGCGTGGCGCTGGCCCGCGCCGGCCGGTGCCGCGCATGCGGTTCAGTAGGTTCCATCCCCGCCGCGACGTGGTGAGGGGCAGGGCGGGCGAGGCGGCCCCGTCGCCGTCAGGGCCGATCACCAGGCCGGGCTCGGCCCGCGGATCGCCGTTGAGGTTCACGCAGATCACCAGTTCGGCCCCGAGCCCGCGTGCGAGCTTGACCGGAACCGGATTCACCAGCGTTCCGTCCATCATCAGGCGGCCGTCGAGACGCACCGGGGGAAACAGGCCGGGGAGGGCATAGGAGGCCCGGATCGCCTCCACCAGGGAGCCACGGGTCAGCCAGACCTCGTCGCCCGAGCCGAGATCCGTCGCGACGCTGGCGAAGCGGATCGGCAGGTTCTCCACCCGCCGTGTGCCGAGATCGCCTTCGAGGCGGCGCTTCAACCGCTCGCCGGCGATGAGGCCGGACCCCAGGCGCAGGTCGAGGAGCCCCATGACCCGCCGCCTCGTCAGCGACAGGGCGAAATCCTTCAGCAGATCGAGCTTGCCGGCGGCGTAGCAGCCTCCCACGACCGCACCGATGGAGCAGCCGGCCACCATGTCGGGGTGGATGCCAGCCTCTTCGAGCACCTCGATGACACCGATATGCGCCCAGCCTCGCGCGGAACCGCCGCCCAGAGCCAGACCGATCCGCGGTCGCGGCGGCGGCTGTTCGGCCACGGGCTCGACATTGCCCCGCGGAAAGACCGGCTTCTGCGACAGGTGGGACAGCATG
This region includes:
- a CDS encoding putative NTE family protein, which produces MTWDGLSFRGVALYRQGMLSHLSQKPVFPRGNVEPVAEQPPPRPRIGLALGGGSARGWAHIGVIEVLEEAGIHPDMVAGCSIGAVVGGCYAAGKLDLLKDFALSLTRRRVMGLLDLRLGSGLIAGERLKRRLEGDLGTRRVENLPIRFASVATDLGSGDEVWLTRGSLVEAIRASYALPGLFPPVRLDGRLMMDGTLVNPVPVKLARGLGAELVICVNLNGDPRAEPGLVIGPDGDGAASPALPLTTSRRGWNLLNRMRGTGRRGPAPRPAPPREPGPPGMGRVMFDAFNITQDRISRARLERDPPDLMLSPRLAEMGLFEFHRAEEAILLGREAAKAALPRIRELVALAAERV